A genomic window from Vitis riparia cultivar Riparia Gloire de Montpellier isolate 1030 chromosome 16, EGFV_Vit.rip_1.0, whole genome shotgun sequence includes:
- the LOC117933016 gene encoding cold shock protein 1-like: MVEPDDAVLVVEDEDFLSAVAAVEANALSNKRRRTYTSDAAKEGVYTAALRGSNSLAWKQSATAASGAPSSRGSSSVSSSGKSDGGDSSPPEKPCPCGLGTCLILTSNTQKNPGRKFYKCPLREENGGCGFFQWCDNSSGISNDAFGAINSGLNSSFPDLKCPCGAGSCLILTAKTGNNAGQQFYRCPANQGGSCGFFKWCNDQTVPAGLPVGALRGYNTTTTNASIKSHGAQSGSSCFKCGKEGHWAKDCQMRSPEPLADSGGRPASSGTCYKCGKPGHWARDCSSSQDTKVWQRR, from the exons ATGGTGGAGCCAGACGACGCCGTTTTGGTGGTTGAAGACGAAGATTTCCTGAGCGCCGTCGCAGCAGTGGAGGCCAATGCTCTGTCGAACAAGCGGCGCAGGACCTACACCTCCGACGCTGCAAAAGAAGGCGTCTACACTGCCGCTCTCAGAGGAAGCAACAGTCTGGCATGGAAGCAGAGCGCCACCGCCGCATCCGGTGCTCCGAGCAGCAGAGGATCATCCTCTGTTTCTTCCTCCGGTAAATCAGACGGCGGAGATTCTTCCCCTCCCGAAAAGCCATGCCCCTGCGGATTGGGAACCTGTCTCATTCTCACTTCCAACACCCAGAAAAACCCGGGCCGCAAATTCTACAAATGTCCTCTCAGAGAG GAAAATGGGGGCTGTGGGTTCTTCCAGTGGTGTGACAATTCTTCTGGAATTAGTAACGATGCTTTTGGGGCTATAAATTCTGGATTGAACTCTTCATTCCCTGATCTTAAATGTCCCTGTGGTGCTGGTTCTTGCCTGATTCTAACTGCAAAAACCGGTAATAATGCCGGGCAGCAGTTCTACCGCTGCCCTGCTAACCAG GGAGGTTCTTGTGGGTTTTTCAAATGGTGCAATGATCAAACTGTACCAGCTGGGCTCCCAGTCGGTGCTTTGAGGGGTTAtaacaccaccaccaccaatgCAAGCATCAAAAGCCATGGGGCACAAAGTGGTTCTTCCTGTTTCAAATGTGGCAAGGAAGGGCATTGGGCAAAAGATTGCCAGATGCGTTCACCTGAGCCCCTTGCTGATTCAGGAGGAAGGCCTGCTTCATCAGGTACCTGTTATAAGTGTGGTAAGCCTGGTCACTGGGCAAGAGACTGCTCTTCTAGTCAAGATACAAAAGTATGGCAGAGACGGTAA